In Rhododendron vialii isolate Sample 1 chromosome 9a, ASM3025357v1, the following are encoded in one genomic region:
- the LOC131300187 gene encoding LIM domain-containing protein WLIM2b isoform X3 — MEGVLYCKPHFEQLFKESGNFNKNFQSPAKSAEKLTAELTRSPSKAASMFSGTQEKCATCGKTAYPLEKVTVESQSYHKSCFKCSHGGCAISPSNYAALEGILYCKHHFSQLFKEKGSYNHLLKSASMKRAVASVPEA; from the exons ATGGAAGGTGTTCTGTACTGTAAGCCTCACTTTGAGCAGCTCTTCAAGGAGTCGGGCAATTTCAACAAGAACTTCCAATCAC CTGCGAAGTCAGCTGAGAAGTTAACAGCAGAGCTG ACAAGATCACCCAGCAAAGCTGCCAGCATGTTTTCTGGGACGCAAGAAAAATGTGCAACGTGCGGGAAAACAGCTTATCCACTTGAAAAG GTAACTGTGGAGAGCCAGAGCTACCACAAGTCATGTTTCAAGTGCTCTCACGGCGGCTGTGCCATATCTCCATCGAACTATGCAGCTCTTGAGGGCATTTTGTATTGCAAACACCATTTCTCCCAGCTTTTCAAGGAGAAAGGTAGCTACAACCACCTTCTCAAGTCTGCTTCAATGAAACGCGCAGTGGCCTCTGTTCCAGAAGCTTGA
- the LOC131300187 gene encoding LIM domain-containing protein WLIM2b isoform X2 — MSFTGTQQKCKACEKTVYPVELLSADGVDYHKSCFKCSHCKGTLKLSNYSSMEGVLYCKPHFEQLFKESGNFNKNFQSPAKSAEKLTAELTRSPSKAASMFSGTQEKCATCGKTAYPLEKVTVESQSYHKSCFKCSHGGCAISPSNYAALEGILYCKHHFSQLFKEKGSYNHLLKSASMKRAVASVPEA, encoded by the exons ATGTCTTTCACTGGCACACAACAGAAGTGCAAGGCATGTGAGAAGACGGTTTACCCAGTTGAGCTGTTGTCTGCGGATGGAGTTGATTATCACAAGTCATGCTTTAAGTGCAGTCACTGCAAAGGAACGCTCAAG CTGAGCAATTACTCCTCAATGGAAGGTGTTCTGTACTGTAAGCCTCACTTTGAGCAGCTCTTCAAGGAGTCGGGCAATTTCAACAAGAACTTCCAATCAC CTGCGAAGTCAGCTGAGAAGTTAACAGCAGAGCTG ACAAGATCACCCAGCAAAGCTGCCAGCATGTTTTCTGGGACGCAAGAAAAATGTGCAACGTGCGGGAAAACAGCTTATCCACTTGAAAAG GTAACTGTGGAGAGCCAGAGCTACCACAAGTCATGTTTCAAGTGCTCTCACGGCGGCTGTGCCATATCTCCATCGAACTATGCAGCTCTTGAGGGCATTTTGTATTGCAAACACCATTTCTCCCAGCTTTTCAAGGAGAAAGGTAGCTACAACCACCTTCTCAAGTCTGCTTCAATGAAACGCGCAGTGGCCTCTGTTCCAGAAGCTTGA
- the LOC131300187 gene encoding LIM domain-containing protein WLIM2b isoform X1 — MSFTGTQQKCKACEKTVYPVELLSADGVDYHKSCFKCSHCKGTLKLSNYSSMEGVLYCKPHFEQLFKESGNFNKNFQSPAAKSAEKLTAELTRSPSKAASMFSGTQEKCATCGKTAYPLEKVTVESQSYHKSCFKCSHGGCAISPSNYAALEGILYCKHHFSQLFKEKGSYNHLLKSASMKRAVASVPEA, encoded by the exons ATGTCTTTCACTGGCACACAACAGAAGTGCAAGGCATGTGAGAAGACGGTTTACCCAGTTGAGCTGTTGTCTGCGGATGGAGTTGATTATCACAAGTCATGCTTTAAGTGCAGTCACTGCAAAGGAACGCTCAAG CTGAGCAATTACTCCTCAATGGAAGGTGTTCTGTACTGTAAGCCTCACTTTGAGCAGCTCTTCAAGGAGTCGGGCAATTTCAACAAGAACTTCCAATCAC CAGCTGCGAAGTCAGCTGAGAAGTTAACAGCAGAGCTG ACAAGATCACCCAGCAAAGCTGCCAGCATGTTTTCTGGGACGCAAGAAAAATGTGCAACGTGCGGGAAAACAGCTTATCCACTTGAAAAG GTAACTGTGGAGAGCCAGAGCTACCACAAGTCATGTTTCAAGTGCTCTCACGGCGGCTGTGCCATATCTCCATCGAACTATGCAGCTCTTGAGGGCATTTTGTATTGCAAACACCATTTCTCCCAGCTTTTCAAGGAGAAAGGTAGCTACAACCACCTTCTCAAGTCTGCTTCAATGAAACGCGCAGTGGCCTCTGTTCCAGAAGCTTGA